From a single Sphingomonas sp. IW22 genomic region:
- the hemF gene encoding oxygen-dependent coproporphyrinogen oxidase, protein MPPLDPQQTAARTWFESLRDRVCAEFEAIEREAGSDAAFEYTAWDRTDPSGAPGGGGVRGVMKGRVFEKVGVNVSTVGGTFEGDFARSIHGADEDPRFFATGISLVAHMANPHVPAVHMNTRFLATTKRWFGGGADLNPPIPYDADTAEFHGVLKAACDAHDGGYYPRFKAWADDYFWIPHRQVHRGVGGIFYDHLENDFDADFAFTRAVGEAFLAAYPPIVRRRMDMPFTDADRARQLAWRGRYAEFNLVYDRGTLFGLKTGGNIDAILMSLPPLATWE, encoded by the coding sequence ATGCCACCGCTCGACCCGCAACAGACCGCCGCCCGCACCTGGTTCGAATCGCTGCGCGACCGCGTCTGCGCCGAGTTCGAGGCGATCGAGCGGGAAGCCGGGTCGGACGCGGCGTTCGAATATACCGCCTGGGACCGGACCGATCCGTCCGGCGCACCCGGCGGCGGGGGCGTGCGCGGGGTAATGAAGGGCCGGGTGTTCGAGAAGGTCGGCGTCAACGTCTCGACCGTCGGCGGCACGTTCGAGGGCGATTTCGCCCGCTCGATCCACGGCGCGGATGAGGACCCCCGCTTCTTCGCGACGGGCATCAGCCTGGTCGCGCACATGGCCAATCCGCATGTGCCTGCCGTGCACATGAACACGCGATTTCTTGCCACGACCAAACGCTGGTTCGGCGGCGGCGCGGACCTGAATCCGCCCATCCCCTATGACGCGGATACCGCCGAGTTTCACGGCGTGCTGAAGGCGGCGTGCGACGCCCATGACGGCGGATATTATCCGCGGTTCAAGGCATGGGCCGACGATTATTTCTGGATTCCCCACCGCCAGGTCCATCGCGGCGTCGGCGGGATTTTCTACGACCATCTGGAAAACGACTTCGACGCCGATTTCGCCTTTACCAGGGCGGTGGGCGAGGCGTTTCTGGCCGCCTATCCGCCCATTGTGCGGCGGCGGATGGACATGCCCTTCACCGATGCAGACCGCGCGCGGCAGTTGGCGTGGCGCGGGCGCTATGCCGAGTTCAACCTGGTCTATGATCGCGGCACGCTGTTCGGGTTGAAGACCGGGGGGAATATCGACGCGATCCTGATGAGCCTGCCGCCGCTCGCCACCTGGGAGTAG
- the rpiB gene encoding ribose 5-phosphate isomerase B, protein MTRSIFLASDHAAIELKAALVDWLREEGHDVHDLGPETSERVDYPDYGYRLAQAVAGRSDAMGIALCGSGIGISIAINRVAACRCALVSEPVSARLAREHNDANVIAMGARLIGPDMARACVEAFLTTDFGGDRHVARVEKLSTPPS, encoded by the coding sequence ATGACCCGTTCGATCTTCCTCGCCTCAGACCACGCCGCGATCGAACTGAAGGCGGCGCTGGTGGACTGGCTTCGCGAGGAGGGCCATGATGTCCATGACCTCGGCCCCGAAACCAGCGAGCGAGTGGATTATCCCGACTATGGCTATCGACTGGCGCAGGCCGTCGCCGGTCGATCGGACGCAATGGGCATCGCGCTTTGCGGTTCGGGGATCGGCATTTCGATCGCGATCAACCGGGTTGCCGCCTGCCGCTGTGCGCTGGTGTCCGAACCGGTCTCCGCCCGGCTGGCGCGCGAACATAATGACGCCAATGTGATCGCCATGGGCGCGCGCCTGATCGGCCCGGACATGGCGCGCGCCTGTGTGGAGGCGTTTCTGACCACCGACTTTGGCGGCGACCGCCACGTCGCCCGCGTCGAAAAGCTCAGCACGCCGCCCAGCTAA
- the lipB gene encoding lipoyl(octanoyl) transferase LipB — MDLPQPASPPPLPDGIEWRIEPEPVPYPQAVEAMEARVAAIRAGEAPERIWLLEHPPLYTAGTSADPAELIDPRFPVFKTGRGGRYTYHGPGQRIGYVMLDLSRRGRDVRCYVHALEQWVIAALGHCGVDAYPVEGRVGIWTREGGAEAKIGAIGVRVRQWVTLHGFSVNLSPDLSHFGGIVPCGLPEFPVTSTQLIGKSVKPETFDAALALSAPAFLGALVGVDTNCRLEGRRHSV, encoded by the coding sequence ATGGACTTGCCACAGCCTGCGTCTCCGCCCCCGCTGCCCGACGGTATCGAATGGCGGATCGAACCCGAACCCGTCCCCTACCCCCAGGCGGTCGAGGCGATGGAAGCGCGCGTCGCCGCCATTCGCGCCGGCGAAGCGCCGGAGCGTATCTGGCTGCTCGAACACCCGCCGCTTTATACCGCGGGCACCAGCGCCGATCCGGCCGAACTGATCGACCCGCGCTTTCCGGTATTCAAGACCGGGCGCGGCGGGCGATACACCTATCACGGGCCGGGCCAGCGGATCGGCTATGTGATGCTCGACCTGTCGCGGCGCGGTCGTGATGTGCGCTGCTATGTCCATGCGCTGGAACAATGGGTGATTGCGGCGCTCGGTCATTGCGGGGTCGACGCTTATCCCGTGGAGGGCCGCGTCGGCATCTGGACGCGCGAGGGCGGGGCCGAGGCAAAGATCGGCGCGATCGGCGTACGCGTGCGCCAATGGGTGACGCTGCACGGCTTTTCGGTAAACCTGTCGCCGGATCTGTCGCATTTCGGCGGAATCGTCCCGTGCGGGCTGCCCGAATTCCCGGTGACCAGCACGCAACTAATTGGAAAATCAGTGAAACCGGAAACTTTTGATGCCGCCCTGGCGTTATCGGCCCCGGCGTTCCTGGGTGCCCTGGTTGGAGTTGATACCAATTGTAGACTTGAGGGGCGTCGGCATAGCGTTTAA
- a CDS encoding OmpA family protein, whose amino-acid sequence MRKLAVAVALATTALSTPAFARDGAWYVGVEGGAMIVEDIDFALADTDTQVLSTDSNYGWDVDGIVGYDFGAFRLETEVGYRRAAAEEHQTSVALAGIPAGIYGEDRSFGRASALSFMLNGLLDFGEDDGIQGFVGGGAGVARVKYENYGIAPVNLLDDSDTVFAWQAIAGVRAPISDNIDVSLKYRFFNADNVTTVANTGDAVDSRFRSHSLLGGVVFNFGEPTPPPPPPPPPPPPPPPPPPPPPPPPAEVVCTPGPYIVFFEWDRSDITPEAASILDNAISAYQNCGNAQVMLAGHADKSGAASYNVGLSQRRADATRAYMSGRGIPDGSISTEAFGESQPRVDTADGVRELQNRRVEVTYGPGAGM is encoded by the coding sequence ATGCGGAAGCTTGCCGTAGCCGTGGCGCTTGCGACCACGGCTCTCAGCACGCCTGCCTTCGCCCGCGATGGTGCGTGGTATGTAGGCGTTGAAGGCGGTGCGATGATTGTCGAAGATATCGACTTCGCCCTCGCCGACACTGACACTCAGGTGCTCAGCACCGATTCTAACTATGGCTGGGATGTCGACGGTATCGTCGGCTATGACTTCGGCGCGTTCCGTCTGGAAACCGAAGTCGGCTATCGTCGCGCTGCTGCTGAAGAGCATCAGACCTCGGTGGCTCTGGCCGGAATTCCCGCAGGCATCTATGGCGAGGACCGTTCGTTCGGCCGCGCCTCGGCGCTCAGCTTCATGCTGAACGGCTTGCTGGACTTCGGTGAAGATGACGGGATCCAGGGCTTCGTCGGCGGTGGTGCCGGTGTTGCTCGCGTCAAGTACGAGAACTACGGCATCGCGCCGGTCAACCTGCTTGACGACAGCGACACCGTGTTCGCGTGGCAGGCGATTGCAGGCGTTCGCGCGCCGATCAGCGACAACATCGACGTTTCGCTGAAGTATCGCTTCTTCAACGCCGACAATGTGACGACGGTCGCCAACACTGGCGATGCGGTTGACTCGCGCTTCCGTTCGCACAGCCTGCTGGGTGGCGTGGTGTTCAACTTCGGCGAACCGACCCCGCCTCCGCCGCCGCCTCCGCCCCCGCCTCCGCCTCCGCCCCCGCCGCCGCCTCCGCCTCCGCCGCCGCCGGCTGAAGTGGTCTGCACGCCGGGGCCGTACATCGTGTTCTTCGAGTGGGATCGCTCGGACATCACGCCTGAAGCGGCAAGCATCCTCGACAACGCGATCTCGGCCTACCAGAACTGCGGTAACGCGCAGGTCATGCTGGCCGGTCACGCCGACAAGTCGGGTGCCGCTTCGTACAACGTCGGTCTGTCGCAGCGTCGCGCCGATGCGACCCGTGCGTACATGTCGGGCCGTGGCATCCCCGATGGCAGCATCTCGACCGAAGCGTTCGGTGAATCGCAGCCTCGCGTCGACACCGCCGATGGTGTGCGCGAACTGCAGAACCGTCGCGTGGAAGTCACCTACGGTCCCGGCGCGGGCATGTAA
- a CDS encoding DUF3429 domain-containing protein, with protein MVLNHPPPAGEWSLPPPAKLLGLAGLLPQLAAAGVVTVMPREATFAAQALGFAYASLILSFLGGLWWGLAATRRDAPGWIYVAAVAPSLFALACATPWAVGWSWPGPSLVALALAIWASLLIDMRLVKAGLAPGWWMRLRFPLSLVLGGLTLIVALAA; from the coding sequence ATGGTGCTCAACCATCCGCCGCCCGCCGGGGAATGGTCCTTGCCACCGCCGGCGAAGCTGCTGGGGTTGGCCGGGTTGTTGCCGCAACTGGCCGCGGCAGGTGTCGTCACGGTAATGCCGCGCGAAGCGACTTTTGCGGCCCAGGCGCTGGGTTTTGCCTATGCCAGCCTGATCCTGAGTTTTCTGGGCGGATTGTGGTGGGGACTGGCCGCCACGCGGCGCGACGCGCCCGGCTGGATCTATGTCGCGGCGGTTGCGCCCAGCCTGTTCGCGCTGGCCTGCGCGACACCATGGGCGGTGGGCTGGTCGTGGCCCGGGCCGTCGCTGGTGGCGCTGGCGCTGGCAATCTGGGCAAGCCTGCTTATCGACATGCGACTGGTGAAGGCCGGTTTGGCGCCCGGTTGGTGGATGCGTTTGCGATTCCCGTTGTCGCTGGTGCTGGGCGGCCTGACGCTGATCGTCGCACTTGCCGCTTAG
- a CDS encoding DUF3419 family protein, with product MLSHAKAPANRAVRGAVHRHEHLTRQGLLERTFTFAFRGLVYAQIWEDPAVDLEALAITPDSHVVTIASGGCNVLSYLTADPAKITAVDLNTAHIALNRLKLAAARHLPDHAAFHRFFGQANRPENVDAYRRHVRPHLDEMTRRYWEGRDLIGRRRIGGFQKGFYRKGLLGGFIGAAHLVARLHGLNPREMLNARSIEEQREIFRTRFAPVFDRRFVRWLVDQPASLFGLGIPPAQYEALAGDDPQGISAVLRHRLEKLACDFPLSDNYFAWQAFGRGYGEGPQAPLPPYLKPENHAIVQGRVDRVEVRHANMCDYLDGMPDASLDRYILLDAQDWMTDAVLTRLWSAITRTARPGARVLFRTAAGPTLLPGRVPQAILDQWDYRADESADFTRRDRSAIYGGVHLYVLKG from the coding sequence ATGCTGTCGCATGCCAAAGCTCCCGCCAATCGCGCCGTTCGCGGCGCGGTGCATCGCCATGAGCATCTGACCCGACAGGGGCTGCTTGAACGCACATTCACTTTTGCGTTTCGCGGTCTGGTCTATGCCCAGATCTGGGAGGATCCGGCGGTCGATCTGGAAGCACTGGCGATCACGCCCGATTCCCACGTCGTGACGATTGCCAGCGGCGGCTGCAATGTCTTGTCATATCTGACCGCCGATCCGGCCAAGATCACGGCGGTCGACCTGAACACCGCGCATATCGCGCTGAACCGCCTGAAGCTGGCGGCGGCGCGGCACCTGCCCGATCACGCCGCATTCCATCGCTTTTTCGGACAGGCCAATCGCCCGGAAAATGTCGACGCCTATCGCCGCCATGTCCGCCCGCATCTGGACGAGATGACGCGCCGTTACTGGGAGGGGCGCGACCTGATCGGGCGTCGACGCATCGGCGGGTTTCAGAAGGGCTTTTATCGCAAGGGCCTGTTGGGCGGATTCATCGGCGCTGCGCATCTGGTTGCCCGCCTGCACGGGCTGAACCCGCGCGAGATGCTGAACGCGCGTTCGATCGAGGAGCAGCGCGAGATTTTCCGGACGCGCTTTGCCCCCGTGTTCGATCGCCGCTTCGTCCGCTGGCTGGTCGATCAGCCGGCCTCGCTGTTCGGCCTGGGCATTCCGCCCGCTCAATATGAGGCACTGGCGGGTGACGATCCGCAGGGCATTTCTGCCGTGCTGCGCCACCGGCTGGAAAAGCTGGCCTGCGATTTCCCGTTGAGCGACAATTATTTCGCGTGGCAGGCATTCGGGCGCGGTTACGGCGAGGGGCCGCAGGCACCGCTGCCGCCCTATCTGAAGCCCGAAAATCACGCGATCGTGCAGGGCCGCGTCGACCGGGTCGAGGTGCGCCATGCCAATATGTGCGACTATCTGGACGGCATGCCCGACGCGTCGCTGGACCGATATATCCTGCTCGATGCACAGGACTGGATGACCGATGCGGTGCTGACCCGGTTGTGGAGCGCGATCACGCGCACCGCGCGACCGGGTGCGCGCGTCCTGTTCCGCACGGCGGCGGGGCCGACGCTGTTGCCGGGCCGGGTGCCGCAGGCGATCCTGGACCAATGGGATTATCGCGCCGACGAATCGGCCGACTTCACGCGACGCGACCGGTCGGCCATCTATGGCGGCGTTCACCTGTACGTCCTGAAGGGATGA
- a CDS encoding GNAT family N-acetyltransferase, producing MGLHPVPEGHVAAVVTTLEMQKRPAARPMPPSPFRLVRWDAPDPAKYRALFARVGGPWLWYSRLVMDDARLIALTHRPETQVQVVTDRAGVEVGLLELSHTTAALCMIDYFGLIPELTGAGHGRWLMAMAMALAWRPGVECVRVNTCSLDHPSALNFYRAQGFEAVGRTVETFADPRLIGVLDESLAPQVPLLRRR from the coding sequence ATGGGGTTGCACCCGGTGCCCGAAGGCCATGTCGCCGCGGTGGTGACGACGCTGGAGATGCAAAAGCGGCCAGCCGCGCGGCCCATGCCGCCATCTCCGTTCAGGCTGGTCCGTTGGGATGCGCCCGACCCCGCCAAATATCGCGCGCTGTTCGCCCGCGTGGGCGGACCGTGGCTGTGGTATTCGCGGCTGGTGATGGATGATGCGCGGCTGATTGCGCTCACCCACCGCCCCGAAACGCAGGTTCAGGTCGTAACCGATCGGGCGGGCGTGGAAGTCGGGCTGCTGGAGCTGTCGCACACGACGGCGGCGCTGTGCATGATCGACTATTTCGGACTGATCCCCGAACTGACCGGCGCGGGCCATGGCCGGTGGCTGATGGCGATGGCCATGGCGCTGGCGTGGCGGCCGGGGGTCGAATGCGTGCGCGTCAACACCTGCTCGCTCGACCACCCCAGCGCGCTCAACTTCTATCGCGCGCAGGGGTTCGAGGCGGTCGGGCGTACTGTCGAAACCTTTGCCGACCCGCGCCTGATCGGCGTGCTGGACGAAAGCCTGGCGCCTCAGGTCCCGCTGCTCAGGCGGCGATAA
- a CDS encoding class I SAM-dependent methyltransferase, whose protein sequence is MDAIYAGQRHIYDLTRKYYLLGRDGLIDDLAPRAGDNVVEVGCGTGRNLILAARRWPQARCYGFDISREMLETAAGKVARTGLSPRITLAQGDATDWSPRALFGIDAADRIFMSYTLSMIPDWQGAIAAACDVLAPGGSLHIVDFGQQEGLPAPFRAALFAWLDRFDVTPRADLQSWLRIAAEGSGLTLAFRPLYRGYAWSAVLRRPV, encoded by the coding sequence ATGGACGCGATCTATGCCGGGCAACGGCATATCTATGACCTGACGCGCAAATATTACCTGCTGGGCCGCGACGGGTTGATCGACGATCTTGCGCCGCGCGCCGGTGACAATGTGGTTGAGGTTGGCTGCGGAACGGGTCGCAACCTGATCCTGGCGGCGCGGCGCTGGCCGCAGGCGCGCTGCTATGGCTTCGACATTTCCCGCGAGATGCTGGAGACGGCGGCGGGGAAGGTCGCGCGCACGGGATTGTCGCCGCGCATCACGCTGGCCCAGGGCGACGCGACTGACTGGAGCCCGCGCGCTCTGTTCGGGATCGACGCAGCGGACCGCATTTTCATGAGCTATACTCTGTCGATGATCCCCGACTGGCAGGGCGCGATCGCTGCGGCATGCGATGTGCTGGCGCCGGGCGGTTCGCTGCACATCGTCGATTTCGGCCAGCAGGAGGGGCTGCCCGCACCGTTCCGCGCCGCATTGTTCGCGTGGCTCGACCGGTTCGACGTGACGCCGCGCGCCGATCTGCAGTCGTGGCTGCGGATCGCCGCAGAAGGCAGCGGCCTGACGCTGGCGTTCAGGCCGCTCTATCGCGGCTATGCGTGGAGCGCGGTGCTCCGCAGGCCTGTCTGA
- a CDS encoding phage tail protein, whose protein sequence is MATLILTTVGTAIGGPIGGALGAIAGGAIDRTIMRPAARTGPRLNELKVQTSSYGAEIPHLFGTIRVAGTVIWATDLIETRATDGGGKGAPDTIRYSYSASFAVLLSAGAIRGVRRIWADGKLLRGAAGDFKSATGFRLYTGDEGQAPDPLIASAVRVDRATAMRGQAYAVFEGMALADYANRIPSLTFEVEADAGSVDAGVIAAAIAEGGVAGEAALTPGMDGFSAHGGSRRAVAEMLASATGAWFAPLGDRLAMRAGEGGAVAVADSGCGGARGVRAISAGDQAPRVVTIGHYDAARDYQAGLQRATRTGGGWREQHVELPAVMSAEAAKRTAAAILVRAEADRWRRRVYPGWAGLAIAPGDRVAVEGDATPYRVTGWSLEGMAVELELAPIAVATASAAASAGAPVVAPDRVHGRTILIAAELQPLTGDLPARPQVSIMAAGTAPGWRGASLLQSDDGGSSWRTAGQLRAPSVMGEVVVPPGSALAGIEDRANTIVVELAHAEMALAGADAVALDRGGNLALVGNELIQFARAEALGGRRWRLHRLWRGRRGTEGAIAAHVAGERFTLLQADNVMVLPVDPPIGATLVFAATGVGDGDEPVSVATTLTGASVVPPSPVHGRLLPTSDGGLRVEWQRRSRAGWHWIDGVDAPLIEERERYRVTLIRVGAGPMVLETDRPAVTLNAAECVGLTAIEIVQIGTHGASLPHVIMLEE, encoded by the coding sequence ATGGCGACATTGATCCTGACGACGGTCGGCACCGCGATCGGCGGGCCGATCGGCGGCGCACTGGGCGCGATTGCCGGCGGAGCAATCGACCGCACGATCATGCGGCCGGCCGCGAGGACCGGGCCGCGGCTGAACGAGCTGAAGGTCCAGACATCCTCTTACGGCGCCGAAATCCCGCATCTGTTCGGGACGATCCGGGTGGCGGGGACGGTGATCTGGGCTACCGACCTGATCGAAACGCGCGCGACCGATGGCGGAGGCAAGGGCGCGCCGGACACGATCCGATACAGCTATTCGGCCTCTTTCGCGGTGCTGCTGTCGGCCGGGGCGATCCGGGGCGTCCGGCGCATATGGGCTGACGGCAAGCTGCTGCGCGGCGCGGCGGGGGACTTCAAATCCGCCACGGGCTTTCGCCTTTATACCGGCGACGAGGGGCAGGCGCCCGACCCGTTGATCGCGAGCGCCGTTCGCGTCGACCGGGCAACGGCAATGCGGGGACAGGCCTATGCCGTGTTCGAGGGGATGGCGCTGGCCGACTATGCCAATCGCATCCCGTCGCTGACGTTCGAGGTGGAGGCGGATGCCGGCTCCGTTGACGCAGGTGTCATTGCGGCCGCGATTGCCGAGGGGGGCGTCGCGGGTGAAGCGGCGCTGACGCCGGGGATGGACGGCTTTTCCGCTCATGGCGGCAGCCGACGCGCCGTGGCGGAGATGCTGGCGAGCGCGACAGGCGCCTGGTTCGCGCCGCTTGGCGATCGGCTGGCGATGCGTGCTGGCGAAGGGGGCGCCGTGGCGGTGGCCGACAGCGGCTGTGGCGGTGCGCGGGGCGTGCGGGCGATCAGTGCGGGCGATCAGGCGCCGCGCGTGGTGACGATCGGTCATTATGATGCGGCGCGCGACTATCAGGCGGGCCTTCAGCGCGCGACGCGGACCGGGGGCGGCTGGCGCGAGCAGCATGTCGAATTGCCGGCGGTGATGTCCGCCGAAGCTGCGAAGCGGACGGCGGCGGCAATACTGGTCCGGGCGGAGGCCGACCGGTGGCGGCGGCGCGTGTATCCGGGCTGGGCGGGGCTGGCCATCGCCCCGGGCGATCGGGTCGCGGTTGAGGGCGATGCCACACCCTATCGCGTCACTGGCTGGAGCCTTGAGGGGATGGCCGTCGAGCTGGAGCTGGCCCCCATCGCGGTCGCCACCGCCTCTGCCGCGGCGTCGGCGGGTGCGCCGGTCGTGGCGCCGGACCGCGTACATGGGCGCACCATCCTGATCGCGGCGGAACTGCAGCCCCTGACCGGTGACCTGCCCGCGCGGCCGCAAGTGTCGATCATGGCGGCGGGAACGGCGCCGGGGTGGCGGGGCGCGAGCCTGTTGCAGAGCGACGATGGCGGGTCGAGCTGGCGCACCGCCGGGCAATTGCGCGCGCCGTCGGTGATGGGCGAGGTCGTCGTGCCGCCGGGGTCGGCGCTGGCGGGGATCGAGGATCGGGCCAATACGATCGTCGTCGAACTGGCCCATGCGGAAATGGCGCTGGCGGGCGCCGATGCGGTTGCGCTGGACCGGGGCGGCAATCTGGCGCTGGTCGGCAATGAGCTGATCCAATTCGCGCGGGCCGAGGCGTTGGGCGGCCGGCGCTGGCGCCTCCACCGGCTGTGGCGTGGGCGGCGGGGTACGGAAGGAGCGATCGCGGCGCATGTCGCTGGTGAGCGCTTTACCTTGTTGCAGGCTGACAACGTGATGGTGTTGCCGGTGGACCCGCCTATCGGCGCCACGCTTGTCTTTGCCGCGACCGGCGTTGGTGACGGGGACGAGCCGGTGTCCGTCGCAACGACATTGACGGGCGCATCGGTAGTGCCGCCGTCGCCCGTCCATGGTCGCTTGCTCCCGACAAGCGACGGCGGGCTGAGGGTTGAGTGGCAACGCCGCAGCCGTGCCGGCTGGCACTGGATCGACGGTGTCGATGCGCCGCTGATCGAAGAACGGGAGCGGTACCGGGTGACGCTGATCCGGGTCGGGGCCGGGCCGATGGTGCTGGAGACCGACAGGCCCGCCGTGACCCTGAATGCCGCCGAGTGCGTGGGCCTGACCGCAATCGAGATCGTGCAGATCGGCACCCACGGCGCATCGCTGCCGCACGTCATCATGCTGGAGGAATAG
- the glyA gene encoding serine hydroxymethyltransferase, translating into MSTNPSTLSDVQPDGFFTRALEQADPEVFAGVSSELERERHQIELIASENIVSKAVLEAQGSVFTNKYAEGYPGKRYYQGCAPSDAVETLAIERAKAIFGCNFANVQPHSGAQANGAVMLALTKPGDTILGMSLDAGGHLTHGARAAMSGKWFNAVQYGVRREDHLIDFDQVEALAKEHRPTLIIAGGSAYPRQIDFARFRAIADEVGATFMVDMAHFAGIVAGGLHPTPFGHAHVVTTTTHKTLRGPRGGMIMTNDEAIAKKINSAVFPGLQGGPLMHVIAAKAVAFGEALRPDYKSYIAAVVENAKVLAATLGERGANLVAGGTDTHLALVDLSPLGVTGRDADEALERAAITCNKNGIPFDPLPPVKTSGIRVGSPAGTTRGFGTVEFREIGHMIADVLDGLKAKGEHGDPSVEADVRNRVRALCERFPIY; encoded by the coding sequence ATGAGCACCAATCCCAGCACCCTGTCGGATGTCCAGCCCGACGGCTTCTTTACCCGCGCGCTGGAACAGGCGGACCCCGAAGTGTTCGCCGGCGTATCGAGCGAGCTGGAGCGTGAACGGCACCAGATCGAACTGATCGCCAGCGAGAATATCGTGTCCAAGGCGGTGCTGGAGGCGCAGGGCAGCGTCTTCACCAACAAATACGCCGAGGGTTATCCCGGCAAGCGTTATTATCAGGGTTGCGCCCCCTCCGACGCCGTGGAAACGCTGGCGATCGAGCGCGCCAAGGCGATCTTCGGCTGTAACTTCGCCAACGTTCAGCCGCATTCGGGCGCGCAGGCCAATGGCGCGGTGATGCTGGCGCTGACCAAGCCCGGAGACACCATTCTGGGCATGAGCCTGGATGCGGGCGGGCACCTGACGCACGGCGCACGCGCGGCAATGTCGGGTAAGTGGTTCAACGCCGTGCAATATGGCGTGCGCCGCGAGGATCATCTGATCGACTTCGATCAGGTCGAGGCGCTGGCCAAGGAACATCGCCCCACGCTGATCATCGCGGGCGGCTCGGCCTATCCGCGCCAGATCGACTTCGCCCGCTTCCGTGCGATCGCGGATGAGGTTGGCGCGACCTTCATGGTCGACATGGCGCACTTTGCGGGCATCGTCGCCGGCGGCCTGCACCCCACGCCCTTCGGCCATGCGCATGTCGTGACCACCACCACGCACAAGACGCTGCGCGGCCCGCGTGGCGGCATGATCATGACCAATGACGAAGCCATCGCCAAGAAGATCAACTCGGCGGTCTTCCCCGGCCTTCAGGGCGGTCCGCTGATGCACGTCATCGCCGCCAAGGCGGTCGCCTTTGGTGAGGCTCTGCGTCCCGACTATAAGAGCTACATTGCCGCCGTCGTCGAAAACGCCAAGGTGCTGGCGGCGACGCTGGGTGAACGCGGCGCCAATCTGGTCGCGGGCGGCACCGACACGCATCTGGCGCTGGTCGACCTGTCGCCGCTCGGCGTCACCGGCCGCGATGCGGACGAAGCGCTGGAACGCGCTGCCATCACCTGCAACAAGAACGGCATCCCGTTCGATCCCCTGCCCCCGGTCAAGACCAGCGGCATCCGCGTCGGCAGCCCGGCGGGCACCACGCGCGGCTTCGGCACGGTCGAGTTCCGTGAGATCGGCCACATGATCGCCGACGTGCTCGACGGCCTCAAGGCAAAGGGTGAGCACGGGGACCCTTCGGTCGAAGCGGACGTTCGGAACCGCGTGCGCGCATTGTGCGAGCGCTTCCCGATCTACTGA
- the nrdR gene encoding transcriptional regulator NrdR translates to MRCPFCGHDDSQVKDSRPSEDGSAIRRRRQCTACAARFTTFERIQLRELVVLKSEANASEPRREPFDRDKLLRSVAIACRKRPIDQVRIEQLVSGIQRQLETGGEGEVSSTRIGEMVMEGLKGLDSVAYIRFASVYKDFREARDFEAFAGSVSEVARS, encoded by the coding sequence ATGCGCTGCCCATTTTGCGGCCATGACGACAGCCAGGTGAAGGATAGCCGCCCGTCTGAAGACGGGTCGGCCATCCGGCGCCGTCGACAGTGCACGGCCTGCGCCGCGCGCTTCACCACGTTCGAGCGTATTCAGCTGCGCGAGCTCGTGGTGCTGAAATCCGAAGCCAATGCCAGCGAGCCGCGTCGCGAACCGTTCGACCGCGACAAGCTGTTGCGTTCGGTGGCAATCGCATGTCGCAAGCGTCCCATCGATCAGGTCCGCATCGAGCAACTCGTCTCGGGCATTCAGCGACAGCTCGAAACCGGCGGCGAAGGCGAGGTCAGCTCGACCCGCATCGGCGAGATGGTGATGGAGGGCCTCAAGGGGCTGGATTCCGTCGCCTATATCCGCTTCGCCAGCGTCTATAAGGACTTTCGCGAAGCGCGCGATTTCGAAGCGTTCGCGGGCAGCGTGAGCGAGGTCGCGCGCAGTTGA
- a CDS encoding DUF2793 domain-containing protein gives MADETTLRHALPLIAAGQAQKEMTHNEALARLDMLVMAAAIDLADIPPADPVAGECWIVGQSPTGAWSDSAGKLAGWTPNGWRYADPREGMTVWLIASQCVAAWRQGLWRVGEVTATALHIGGQQVVGARQDAIPAPTGGANPDAEARVAIDRILDALKAHGLVATA, from the coding sequence ATGGCCGACGAAACCACTTTGCGCCACGCTTTGCCGTTGATCGCGGCGGGACAGGCACAAAAGGAGATGACGCATAATGAGGCGCTGGCGCGGCTGGACATGCTGGTCATGGCGGCTGCGATCGACCTGGCCGACATTCCACCTGCCGACCCTGTGGCGGGCGAATGCTGGATCGTCGGGCAGTCGCCGACCGGCGCGTGGAGCGACAGCGCGGGCAAGCTGGCGGGCTGGACGCCGAACGGCTGGCGCTATGCCGATCCGCGAGAGGGCATGACCGTCTGGCTGATCGCCAGCCAGTGCGTTGCTGCCTGGCGGCAGGGGCTGTGGCGTGTTGGCGAGGTGACGGCCACCGCCCTGCACATCGGCGGGCAGCAGGTCGTCGGCGCAAGGCAGGACGCTATTCCCGCGCCGACAGGCGGGGCCAATCCCGACGCGGAAGCACGTGTCGCCATCGACCGGATCCTTGATGCGCTGAAGGCCCATGGTCTGGTCGCAACAGCTTGA